The proteins below come from a single Nitrospiraceae bacterium genomic window:
- a CDS encoding response regulator, with protein MKKGKLNISPGIPTPDISRIQESFEIVASHGEQIVFRFYHVLFDKFPEFQTFFPQAQLAQQYAAFLSGFRTLIFHIENPEELRASLLQLGERHRKYGIKSKHYPPVVYALLHVLTELGGEGMDGKTYDAWENFLHLMRAIMLETYSMEMLSDGDRPETFLSAGAGGNTKRILLIDDDRQLLDLYQSYLELEGYLCSQVSDVAWAFTHIQMSHYDLVLTDFQMPAMNGIQLRRNLEYVGNGYCPPFVLVTGSPNQEIRRQALESGFEAVLKKPHDLPELSSLVGKVLKKSTGFQGNLHNM; from the coding sequence ATGAAGAAGGGTAAATTGAATATTTCTCCTGGAATTCCCACTCCTGATATATCACGAATCCAGGAAAGTTTTGAGATCGTAGCCTCTCACGGTGAGCAGATCGTTTTCCGGTTTTATCATGTGTTGTTTGATAAATTCCCGGAGTTTCAGACCTTTTTCCCGCAGGCCCAGTTAGCCCAACAATATGCGGCGTTTCTAAGCGGATTCCGCACATTGATCTTTCACATAGAAAACCCTGAAGAATTACGTGCTTCCCTTCTTCAGCTAGGGGAACGGCATAGAAAATATGGTATCAAAAGCAAGCACTATCCTCCTGTCGTTTATGCACTCTTGCATGTGTTGACCGAATTGGGCGGGGAGGGCATGGATGGAAAAACATATGATGCTTGGGAAAATTTTCTTCACCTGATGAGAGCCATTATGCTTGAAACCTACTCAATGGAAATGTTGTCTGATGGAGATCGGCCGGAAACGTTCCTCAGCGCTGGGGCGGGAGGCAACACAAAAAGAATTCTGCTTATTGATGATGACCGTCAACTTTTGGATCTTTATCAATCATACTTGGAACTCGAAGGATATCTGTGTAGTCAGGTTTCAGATGTGGCCTGGGCATTTACCCATATTCAAATGAGTCACTATGACCTCGTCCTGACGGATTTCCAGATGCCTGCGATGAATGGCATTCAGTTACGGAGAAATCTTGAATATGTGGGTAATGGTTATTGCCCCCCATTTGTTTTGGTAACAGGGAGTCCCAATCAGGAGATTCGAAGGCAGGCGTTAGAATCCGGATTCGAGGCAGTGCTGAAAAAGCCGCATGATCTTCCTGAGCTGAGTTCTCTGGTGGGAAAAGTCTTAAAGAAATCCACGGGTTTTCAGGGAAATCTTCATAATATGTGA
- a CDS encoding response regulator, whose translation MKSQKRILIVDDDADVLLFLRDRLNALGFEVLTAANGKEGVETLQHHTVNGVLLDLCMPVMGGLLMLEQLAQSSTLPPVIVMSPSEHRSEMQLAIIKGAMDYLIKPIAPEVLTDKCLRLFY comes from the coding sequence ATGAAAAGTCAAAAGCGCATTCTCATTGTCGACGATGATGCAGACGTCCTCTTGTTTCTGAGAGATCGTCTGAATGCCCTGGGATTTGAGGTTCTTACTGCTGCCAATGGAAAGGAAGGGGTTGAGACCCTTCAACATCACACGGTCAATGGGGTACTTCTCGATTTATGCATGCCGGTCATGGGAGGCCTTCTTATGCTGGAACAATTAGCGCAGTCTTCAACCCTTCCGCCGGTGATCGTGATGTCACCCTCCGAACACCGATCGGAAATGCAGCTTGCCATTATTAAGGGAGCGATGGACTATCTCATCAAGCCGATCGCTCCGGAGGTATTGACCGACAAATGTTTGCGACTCTTTTATTAG
- a CDS encoding response regulator transcription factor encodes MALGSRILAVDDERQIRRSLQINLEAKGYEVLTAETGEEALQIMSHRLPDLTLVDLLLPGMDGIDLTRQIREIYQIPIIILSAIGEEAKKIEALEGGADDYVTKPFSMEELTARIRSVLRRTSSIYGTDPVFTFGNLQVDFETRNVRIRNNAVKLTPTEYDLLKFLIQNSGKVLTHGTILRAIWGAGYSEQAQYLRVFIGNLRKKLENNTARPQYILTDPGVGYRFATDFVEDAPPT; translated from the coding sequence ATGGCGCTTGGATCTCGAATATTAGCTGTTGATGATGAGCGGCAAATACGTCGTTCCCTACAGATTAATCTTGAGGCAAAAGGATATGAAGTCCTGACGGCTGAAACCGGAGAAGAGGCCCTCCAAATTATGAGCCACCGCCTTCCGGACCTGACCCTTGTGGATTTACTGCTCCCCGGAATGGATGGCATCGACCTGACACGCCAGATCCGTGAAATCTACCAGATTCCAATCATTATCCTTTCCGCAATTGGGGAAGAAGCGAAAAAAATTGAAGCTCTCGAAGGCGGGGCAGATGATTATGTCACCAAGCCGTTTAGCATGGAAGAGCTGACGGCAAGAATTCGCTCAGTCCTGCGGCGGACATCCTCAATTTACGGGACTGATCCCGTGTTCACCTTTGGAAATTTACAGGTTGACTTTGAGACTCGAAATGTCCGCATTCGAAACAACGCGGTGAAGTTAACCCCGACGGAATATGATCTCTTGAAGTTCCTTATTCAGAATTCCGGAAAAGTTTTGACGCATGGAACCATTCTCCGGGCCATTTGGGGGGCGGGATATAGCGAACAGGCTCAATATTTACGTGTCTTTATTGGAAATTTAAGGAAAAAATTGGAAAACAACACGGCACGACCTCAGTATATTCTTACCGATCCTGGAGTCGGCTATCGATTTGCCACCGATTTTGTGGAAGATGCCCCCCCCACCTGA
- a CDS encoding type IV pili methyl-accepting chemotaxis transducer N-terminal domain-containing protein — protein sequence MKPPKRAWLGTGSIGRALLILSTVFILALFGILLYTITTIQNQKLDSVMVDLAGQQRMLSQRLMNEILLISQGIPADYKITQKMLKQNLDALLVGGEAVINQESGDTAVLPPPPSQEIRQALGEQQTLMAEFMQRVDTFLKRSSDHPENSLELDGLLALNARLIEVANKAVKLYSRNSQEKISNMIVWESLIGTIVIIFGILITRQVKLANQELEHEIHERSRIETALRYRIEIENLMTNLSTQFISLEAKDLDAEINRALEAIGTFGGVDRSYVFIFEDDGTTMNNTHEWCQTGIEPQLPRLQGLRMQDIPWFAERLLSGPFFQISSVANLPREANTEKQEFQRQQIQSLVIVPMAMRGKLFGFLGFDSVRHEKTWSEEDIRLLQMAGEIFVNGFERQQVEENLRKSEAAKVEAFRQSDALKTALLSLVSHELRTPLTAIKASIAGLIELSRQDASKVQQEFLQGINQEIDFLNGLVDNLLDMSKVEAGTLAPHREWHLLEDLVEGAIRRLEMSLKNRSLQVSLGEKISPIFVDGMEIQQVLINLLDNAIKYSPPGSLVSIVGRTTPNQVEVSVSSEGEGIPQEELLSIFNRFYRLKGPRTRLIRGTGLGLAICKGMVEAHGGRIWAESQNRIVTISFTLPTPDAPPMINFDREEE from the coding sequence GTGAAGCCACCCAAACGTGCATGGCTTGGAACAGGATCAATCGGGCGAGCGTTATTGATTCTCTCCACCGTGTTTATCTTAGCCTTGTTCGGCATCCTGCTCTATACGATCACCACAATTCAGAATCAAAAGCTCGACAGTGTGATGGTAGATCTGGCGGGACAACAGCGGATGTTGTCTCAACGACTCATGAATGAAATTTTATTGATTTCCCAAGGGATTCCTGCTGATTACAAGATCACCCAAAAGATGCTGAAACAAAATCTGGATGCCTTACTCGTCGGTGGAGAGGCTGTGATTAATCAGGAAAGTGGCGATACGGCGGTCCTTCCTCCCCCTCCATCCCAGGAAATACGGCAGGCATTAGGTGAGCAACAAACACTCATGGCCGAATTTATGCAGCGGGTCGATACCTTTTTGAAAAGATCATCCGATCATCCCGAAAATTCTTTGGAGTTAGACGGGCTTCTGGCTTTAAATGCCAGGTTGATTGAAGTCGCCAACAAGGCGGTCAAGTTATACAGCAGAAATTCCCAGGAAAAAATCTCGAACATGATCGTTTGGGAATCTTTGATCGGTACCATAGTGATCATTTTCGGAATTCTTATAACGAGACAGGTCAAACTGGCCAATCAGGAACTTGAACATGAAATCCACGAACGTTCCAGGATAGAAACGGCTCTACGCTATCGAATCGAAATTGAAAATCTCATGACGAATCTTTCAACCCAATTCATCAGTCTTGAAGCAAAGGATTTGGATGCGGAGATTAATCGGGCGCTGGAAGCCATCGGAACGTTTGGAGGAGTGGATCGAAGTTATGTATTTATATTTGAGGATGACGGGACGACCATGAACAATACCCATGAATGGTGTCAGACGGGTATTGAGCCTCAACTACCAAGACTTCAGGGCCTTCGAATGCAGGATATACCCTGGTTTGCAGAACGTCTGCTCTCCGGCCCCTTTTTTCAAATCTCAAGTGTGGCCAATCTTCCACGCGAGGCGAATACCGAAAAGCAGGAATTTCAGAGGCAGCAAATCCAATCGCTGGTGATTGTCCCCATGGCTATGCGGGGAAAGTTGTTCGGATTTCTTGGGTTTGATTCAGTCCGGCATGAAAAGACTTGGTCCGAAGAAGACATCAGGCTCCTCCAAATGGCCGGAGAAATATTCGTGAATGGGTTTGAACGACAACAGGTAGAGGAAAATTTGCGAAAAAGTGAAGCCGCAAAAGTTGAGGCCTTTCGTCAAAGCGATGCCCTTAAAACCGCTCTTCTGTCTTTGGTGTCACACGAATTACGGACTCCACTTACGGCCATCAAGGCCTCTATAGCCGGGTTGATTGAGCTTTCCAGACAGGATGCATCCAAGGTGCAGCAGGAATTTCTCCAGGGTATCAATCAGGAAATCGATTTTTTAAATGGATTGGTTGATAATCTTCTGGATATGTCAAAGGTTGAAGCGGGAACGCTGGCTCCTCATCGTGAATGGCATTTATTGGAAGATTTGGTCGAAGGCGCAATCAGACGGTTGGAAATGTCTTTGAAAAACCGATCTCTGCAGGTGAGCCTTGGGGAGAAAATTTCACCTATTTTTGTGGATGGGATGGAAATTCAGCAAGTCCTGATCAACCTGTTAGATAATGCCATAAAATATTCTCCCCCAGGGTCCTTGGTCAGCATTGTTGGCCGCACGACGCCCAATCAGGTGGAGGTAAGCGTCTCCAGCGAGGGAGAAGGAATCCCTCAGGAAGAATTGCTAAGTATTTTCAATCGATTCTACCGGTTAAAGGGTCCGCGGACACGACTCATTCGTGGTACCGGTCTCGGGTTGGCGATCTGCAAAGGTATGGTCGAAGCCCATGGTGGTCGAATTTGGGCCGAATCACAGAATCGAATCGTGACGATTAGCTTTACGTTGCCGACCCCTGATGCACCCCCTATGATAAATTTTGACCGGGAAGAGGAGTAA